The window ggaggagtccgttaagagagacctgaaggattggagtatcaccaaagtcCAGTAGATATTGATGGTATTCGTGAGCCTGTTTCTGGTTCTTTACTTTATGGAAACAATATTATCTCTGGTGCTATTATCCCTACTTCTGCGGCGATCGGATTGCACTTTTACCCAATTTGGGAAGCTGCATCTGTTGATGAGTGGTTATACAATGGTGGTCCTTATGAGCTAATTGTTCTACACTTCTTACTTGGTGTAGCTTGTTATATGGGTCGTGAGTGGGAACTTAGTTTCCGTCTGGGTATGCGTCCTTGGATTGCTGTTGCATATTCAGCTCCTGTTGCAGCTGCTACTGCTGTTTTCTTGATTTACCCTATTGGTCAAGGAAGCTTTTCTGATGGTATGCCTTTAGGAATCTCTGGTACTTTCAACTTTATGATTGTATTCCAGGCAGAGCACAACATCCTTATGCATCCATTCCACATGTTAGGTGTAGCTGGTGTATTCGGCGGTTCCCTATTCAGTGCTATGCATGGTTCCTTGGTAACCTCTAGTTTGATCAGGGAAACTACTGAAAATGAATCTGCTAATGAGGGTTACAAATTTGGTCAAGAGGAAGAAACTgatgcgtggaagcttgctatccatgtgccagagccatgagttggttgcgagatcttatgggtttcacctctagcctaccccaacttgtttgagactaaaggctttgttgttgttgttgttgttgttgttgttgttgttgttgttgttgttgttgttgttgttgtgtcTAGAGCATACTGGTATTGCAACAACAAAAACTAATTTCAGATTTCCAAACTCTAGTTACATGTTCTTCATCATGGCAAGGTTATGTTTAACTAGTTCAGGTACTCGTCGGGTCATCGTCTCATTAACATATTCAATATTTTAGTTGGAGATTTTCCATTATCTTATCTTTCAGTATCAACAATGCCACAACATTAATCCGTTTGGGTAAGAAACACAGTGACGGATATATAGTTTTAGGTAACAGGAAATGCATGCAAACTTGCCCCCTTTCTTCCCAAACTACTCAGCTTGGTTTTTGTTCCAATTTTATCTTTGTTTTCTGGAAGCGTTCCACATGATATTTCCGACACAACTGGATACCACAGCTTTGTTTTCAAGAGCCTTAGACACCAGAGCTTTATTTTCAAGAACCATTACAATATCACGAGGACTTTTCAAGATAAACCAATAATCGGTAACTAAGTTCATCGCCCTTGAGAGGTTAGAGCATGTCTGTTAACGAAACAAGATCATAACAATAGAAACTTCAGCGAGTAGATTAATGAAATTTGGTGTCAACATTCTGATAGTTTCGAATTGTTATAATAGCCCGCAAACGCAGGCACAAGTCAAACGAATCGAACAAAATGCAGACCTGGTAGGAGAAGGATGCACCCCCAGAGGCCGCGTCGGCGTCGGCAAGGGAGCGGTAGATGGAGCGGCGCTGGTGGAGGACGAACCCGCCCATGGAGACGGAGCCCAGGGCGAACCCGAGGAGGCGCTCCTGCGCGCAGATCCACGGCAAACCCACAAGAAACCGAGCCGAGTGAATCAATCGGTCAACCAATCGAAGGGGGCGGACGCGAAATGGAAACGGGGGATGCGAATCCCTTCGGAATCTACAGCTTGGGAGTCAGGATGGGTTACCTGCGCGAGGATGCTGATCATCGTGGTGGCGGCCGCCGGCGAGACGCCGAGATTGTTGAGAAGTTTTCTCTTTTCCTGTACGGTTTCTGCGGACCTTCACGATGTGTGGCCGCAGCTGCGTGTGCTGGTCATTAGGAACGGAGCGCTCAAGGGGCCACGGCCATCCTGTTTTCTTTTGAGCCCTAAACTTAAACTAGACCTTTTTTGTTTGTAAAAACTAGAGCATCTCCGGTCACAATTGTCAAATATGGCCCTTCATTTGTCTGTGGAAATATTTGAAAATATCCATTGACAGAAAACGGAAGAGATTTTTTTGCATGTTTCCAAAATCAAAATTCATATAAAATCATTCAATAATAGAAATAGCACATATTCATCAATTCAAACAATGCCAAAATCATCCACGGCAAATAAAATTCAACATATCATATAAGGACGCGTCTAGTGGGCGGCCGGCTGCCCACTAGTGCGATGGAGCGGCCGGCCTGAAAAGGTAAGTACCCGTCCTCTGCGGTCCCGCGCTCCAGAAAAGGAAAGTGAGCACCAACCCGCGCGATCGAGCGGCTGCTCACGGTACGCGCAAACAGAACGAGAAGAAAAGTCCTCCCCCACGTGGCCAGCTGTACCTACCCAGccctcccacgccccccccccccccccccccccccgcccccacgCCACCACGGTTCCTTCTTCCTCTCCACGAAAAAAGGGATCCAaggcccttcttcctcctcctacATAGCAGCCATTACAGCCCCAAAGTAGAAGAAGAACTTGCTTCAGAAAAGATATAAGGGCAGGGTGGTCAGATCCATACCGGGCAGCAACATCGGGGTAGGTAATTTCCCTCCCTCTGCCCCTCTTCACTCCCCCCCCCCTTCTTCTACCGCATATGTCAACCCCCTGTAGAAGctgcttccccccccccccctcctccaTGGATCTAGCAGAAATCCATGGAGAAGCTGCTTCAAAAAGAGGTTGACCTAGCAAATAACCCCTCCAATAACACCACCCTCCCCATGAGTGTCATATCTGCAACTGAAAAAGAAGTACCACGAATTGATGTGCAACTAATCATGGATAGAGGCCTACGGTTTCCTGGTTTGTGCAACTAAACACAAGTCATTAGGTTTAGTTGCACACCAAACATGGTTTGAGACCAACTTTACTGAACATTTTTCTAACATGCATGCCAGCCAAGTTTCCCCCACCTAGATGTGTTAAAGAAGCCAACTAAAGCAAGTTCAGTGGCCAACTCAAACATGGTTCTAGCCAAAAACCTAAACATGCATTTTAGCCAACGGAAAATGCATAAGTGTGCAACTGAACATGCATCCCAACCAACTGAACCTGTATTCTGTCAACTCAGCATGCATGCTAGGCAAAACTGAACATGTATCCTGAACATGTATTTTGAGTGAACACTATAGAAAACCTGGAGTATATGTGCAATAAAAACATGTATCCTGGCCAACTGAACATGCATGCTGGCCAACTGAATATGCATCCTCGCCAAATAGAACATCTATTATAGCCAACTGAACATGCATGCTGGCCAACTGAAAAAATGCATCCTGGCCAACTGAGACATCTATTCTAGCCAAAACCAAAAATTTGTAGTACGACAGCAAAAACACAAGAAACTTTTGTACATAGCAAACGAAACCACAAACCAAATATTAAAGTAGTCACGCATATAATCTTGTCCCACACATATATTCTGGTGCCAAACCTACTGCAAAGCTATAGTGTAAGAAATATGTTCAATATACTAGAAGTAGAAACAGAAACAGCGATGAAAAACATATATCTATAATCTGTCATCCaattcttctttcttctttcacCTGGATTTCACCGTCTCAATTGTGGCATCAAATTATGTCCAAATTATGTGCAGAAAAATCTAGATCAGCTGCTTGCCAACAGAAAACCTGCACATCATTGGAACAAACAGAGGGAAAAGTCAGAGAAACTAAGTACCAAAAAAAGTCATGTTCTTGCCAACTATTTACTGCAAACTGTGCAACTAACATAACAAGGTTGTGCAAACAAAAAAATGCATACCTGTTATATATAAAAGATTATGCTATAGAGATGTTGCTTTTTGAACTAAGATTGTCATAAAATGGTGTGCAACTACCTATTTACTAAGGTTTTAGGTTGTTTCAAACACTCTTTGATGATTAAAACTTGACATCACTTCCTTGTTTtgtattgttggggaacgtagtaattccaaaaaaaatctatgcacacgcaagaccatggtgatgcatagcaacgagaggggagagtgttgtccacgtaccctcgtagaccgaaagcggaagcgttaacacaatgcggttgattgtcgtacgtcttcacgatccaaccgatcaagtaccgaacgcacggcacctccgagttcagcacacgttcagctcgatgacgtccctcgaactccgatccagccgagtgttgagggagagtttcgtcagcacgacgacgtggtgacaatgatgatgttctaccgatgcagggcttcgcctaagcaccgctacgatattatcgaggtgtaatatggtggagggggcaccgcacatggctaagagatcaatgataaattgtgtgtctagaggtgcccccctgcccccgtatataaaggagcaaggggggttcggccggccaaggggagagacgcaccaggaggagtcctactcctaccgggagtaggactcccccccttttccatgttggactaggagagagagggggaagaggtggaggggaggaaggaaagggggggcgccgcccccctctccttgtcctattcggattggggggaggggcgtgcggccctgccctggcctcctctcctctcttccacctaggcccactaaggcccattaagttaccggggggttccggtaaccttccggtactccggaaaaatcccgatttcacccggaacacttccgatgtccaaacataggcttccaatatatcaatctttatgtctcgaccatttcgagactcctcgcatgtccgtgatcacatccgagactccacaaccttcggtacatcaaaacatataaactcataatatactgtcatcgtaacgttaagcgtgcggaccctacgggttcgagaactatgtagacatgaccgagacacctctccggtcaataaccaatagcggaacctggatgctcatattggttcccacatattctacgaagatctttatcggtcagaccgcataacaacatacgttgttccctttgtcatcggtatgttacttgcccgagattcgatcgtcggtatctcaatacctagttcaatctcgttaccggcaagtctctttactcgttccgtaatacatcatcccgcaactaactcattagtcacaatgcttgcgaggcttatagtgatgtgtattactgagtgggcccagagatacctctccgacaatcggagtgacaaatcctaatctcgaaatacgccaacccaacaagtacctttggagacacctgtagagcacctttataatcacccagttacgttgtgacgtttggtagcacacaaagtgttcctccggtaaacgggagttgcataatctcatagtcataggaacatgtataagtcatgaagaaagcaatagcaacatactaaacgatcgagtgctaagctaacggaatgggtcaagtcaatcacatcattctcctaatgatgtgatcccattaatcaaatgacaactcatgtctatggctaggaaacacaaccatctttgatcaacgagctagtcaagtagaggcatactagtgacactctgtttgtctatgtattcacacatgtattatgtttccggttaatacaattctagcatgaataataaacatttatcatgatataaggaaataaataataactttattattgcctctagggcatatttccttcatgtatATGCAGTGCTTGTGTGGCAGCAGCCTCAAAAAGGAAAAAATGCTTGATCTCAATGAGTTGCCTCCTGATCTCAATGAGCTTCCTCGTGATATGGATCAGCAACAACCCAGCATACCGCAAGGGAATTTGACAGAAAATTGGCGCTCTGTTTACTACACGCAGACAAGTCGTGGGCCTAACCCTATGGGCCATGACAATGTGGCAGGGCAGTCATCAACCCGTGGTGTCCCTGTAGTGGTGTCTTTGCAGTTAGAGAGTCATACTCTTGATGACACCGGCACCGCGGTGAAGCTAATGGATGGGCGATGGGAGGTGACGCATTTTGTTCGTGACCACAATCATCCGCTGGTGAACAAACCTTCATTGTCCAAATACTTGAGATCCCACCAAGGCATCTCTCCTGATGAAAAGGAGTTTTTGCGCATCTTGTATAACTGCAACTTGACTACAGGTGTGTTTCTATATCCCTTACAGAATTAAGTTTCCCTCTAGGCAGTCCAGTGTGCAACTGTTATGTTACTGGTGTGCAACTAAAATGCCTTAATTGTGCAACTAGATTACCTTCACCGTGCAACTACATAATGTTCCTATGCAGCTAGATCACCTTCACTGTGCGCCTACATAATGTCATGTCTGCAAAATAAAAGTGTTTTTAAAAGGGGCAGCTGGTTGTCAATTTCCTGCAACTATCTTTGTAGGGGAACgtgacagaaaacaaaaaaattctgacctacgcaccagcccaggaccactatggagactgcatacatggtttgatctttttcgttaccgactcgtagcgcagcgggaagtagagtcaaTGACGATCGGCGGTGTAGATCCCCGTAGCTAGGATTTTCAACCTCCCAActgcgaggatgtataccctcatctgctcctcagacagccctccgggagacggtcgaacagccccccagacggtgtcgcggacagcccttcgggaggacctttgaaactcgaacggtcactcggacagcccttcgggaggacctttgaaacttggacggtcacacggacagcccttcgggaggcactcacgaactaagaccgaaactacgatatctctatagagttgcacacatacggtgtcatctatccggcagggcttcgccgtccagaactagttcctgccggaacccggacagccttacggctctacgaaactatttcgctaggagggagagagaagccagatcatgcatggcacttgtatgtgagaaagagtgagtgtggagggcttcccctccacctctatttataggaaatcccaaggggtagggtagtttaacacaaaaacccaaaatgcacatgaatgaagtccttcctcaagggcataagagtgaaaccaaggaacaagaggggctccaaggtggagccccaagtgtggccg is drawn from Aegilops tauschii subsp. strangulata cultivar AL8/78 chromosome 1, Aet v6.0, whole genome shotgun sequence and contains these coding sequences:
- the LOC109784918 gene encoding uncharacterized protein, producing the protein MISILAQERLLGFALGSVSMGGFVLHQRRSIYRSLADADAASGGASFSYQTSATTGRGVSAEMAHVWNKAVDETLGRLVVYLSSRGW